A genomic segment from Elusimicrobiota bacterium encodes:
- a CDS encoding MTH938/NDUFAF3 family protein has protein sequence MQIEFYDFGEIVINGKKYNSDVIIYPDTVQSSWWRKQGHSLCVDDLNDVISAKPEIIIVGTGYSGCMTIPVETKKQIENQNIKLIVENTKKATELHNKLQNKNVITCLHLTC, from the coding sequence ATGCAAATTGAATTTTACGATTTTGGTGAAATAGTTATTAACGGTAAAAAATATAACAGCGATGTAATTATCTATCCCGATACTGTTCAAAGTAGTTGGTGGCGAAAACAAGGACATTCATTGTGTGTTGACGACTTAAACGATGTGATTTCAGCAAAACCTGAGATTATTATCGTCGGGACTGGATACTCCGGATGTATGACCATCCCTGTTGAAACAAAAAAACAGATTGAAAACCAAAATATAAAACTAATAGTTGAAAACACAAAAAAGGCAACTGAGCTACACAATAAACTCCAAAACAAAAATGTAATCACCTGTTTGCATCTAACCTGCTGA
- a CDS encoding BtrH N-terminal domain-containing protein — MTEKLVLENFNYFGGKHCQTTALKSILAYHGLQFSEEMLFGLGGGVGFIYWYIKFFMPYPFIGTRNSKVDEFVIKICRRLGIEATLWKSSSCKKGYEEVKKLLRDGEPVYVFVDMAYLPYMALPKSAHFGGHAITVFGIDEYENKVYISDRGKNAVTINISDFQKARSSQSRPFPAKNKLIKIKCSSTIGDLENGIREAIKDCCKNMLQSPIKNIGLAGIQKWASIVPKWNKQFDGMNLLGCLLNTFIYIEIGGTGGSAFRPMYTKFLRESAEILKKPELNEIAKMFEKSALAWSGIAKACLPDTPLEFKKMRNLLFQKNILLEEGNPDTLDEMKKINIEMNTLTKKVIDDLQKNNTFLSTLLSNLQQKILDCYETEKKAFEKLNTDINAN, encoded by the coding sequence ATGACTGAAAAACTGGTGCTTGAAAACTTCAATTATTTTGGTGGGAAACACTGCCAGACAACCGCATTAAAAAGTATTCTGGCTTATCACGGATTACAATTTTCAGAAGAGATGCTTTTTGGTCTTGGTGGTGGTGTTGGTTTTATCTACTGGTATATAAAATTTTTTATGCCGTACCCTTTTATTGGTACTCGGAATTCTAAAGTTGATGAATTTGTGATAAAAATTTGCAGACGGCTTGGTATAGAAGCAACATTATGGAAATCAAGCAGTTGTAAAAAGGGTTATGAAGAAGTAAAAAAACTGCTCCGTGATGGCGAGCCGGTTTATGTTTTTGTTGATATGGCGTATCTTCCATATATGGCACTTCCGAAGAGTGCACATTTCGGAGGACATGCAATAACAGTTTTTGGGATTGACGAATATGAGAACAAAGTTTATATTTCAGACCGCGGCAAAAATGCAGTAACTATAAATATTTCAGATTTCCAAAAAGCAAGGTCTTCCCAATCCCGTCCATTCCCTGCTAAAAACAAATTGATAAAAATTAAATGTTCATCAACAATCGGAGATTTAGAAAATGGTATCAGAGAAGCAATCAAAGATTGTTGCAAGAATATGTTACAGTCACCAATCAAAAATATCGGGCTTGCTGGAATACAGAAATGGGCGAGTATTGTGCCGAAGTGGAATAAACAATTTGATGGAATGAATTTGCTCGGCTGTCTTTTGAATACATTTATCTATATTGAAATTGGTGGCACGGGTGGTAGCGCGTTCCGTCCGATGTACACCAAATTTTTGAGAGAATCAGCAGAAATTTTGAAAAAGCCGGAATTAAACGAAATTGCAAAAATGTTTGAAAAATCTGCTTTGGCTTGGAGTGGAATCGCAAAAGCATGCTTGCCTGATACGCCGTTAGAATTTAAAAAAATGCGGAACTTATTGTTCCAAAAAAACATACTGCTTGAAGAAGGAAACCCCGATACGTTAGATGAAATGAAAAAAATCAATATTGAGATGAACACCCTAACAAAAAAAGTCATTGATGATTTGCAGAAAAACAATACTTTTCTTTCAACTTTGTTATCCAACCTGCAACAAAAAATTTTAGATTGCTACGAAACAGAGAAGAAGGCATTTGAAAAGTTGAACACTGATATAAATGCAAATTGA
- a CDS encoding DUF116 domain-containing protein, with the protein MNHKKFTAEKNKKNLKKFLQVPPNNRIIFVPQCLRNIKKCKANEFGSYYLCAECGACKISKISRTVKKCGYLGLRILKGGSTIKKIVAELNPKAVLGVACYFEGTQGIKECERQKIPVYFYPLSRDGCENTDLELKKLLKLIKND; encoded by the coding sequence ATGAATCACAAAAAATTTACAGCCGAAAAAAATAAAAAAAATCTCAAAAAATTTTTGCAAGTACCGCCAAACAACAGAATAATTTTTGTGCCACAGTGTTTAAGAAATATAAAAAAATGTAAAGCGAACGAATTTGGGAGTTATTATCTGTGTGCAGAATGCGGTGCTTGTAAAATATCAAAAATATCAAGAACAGTCAAAAAATGTGGGTATCTGGGGCTTAGAATCTTGAAAGGCGGTTCTACTATTAAAAAAATAGTCGCAGAACTTAACCCTAAAGCTGTGCTTGGTGTTGCTTGTTATTTTGAAGGCACGCAGGGCATAAAAGAATGCGAACGACAAAAAATACCGGTTTATTTTTATCCGCTTTCCAGAGATGGTTGCGAAAATACTGATTTGGAACTTAAAAAACTTCTAAAATTGATAAAAAATGACTGA